A portion of the Salminus brasiliensis chromosome 9, fSalBra1.hap2, whole genome shotgun sequence genome contains these proteins:
- the chpf2 gene encoding chondroitin sulfate glucuronyltransferase gives MRLSSFLAVFRPALPLILGLSLGCSLSLLMVSWTQDADEACGDELVNGGLLRGSRVGEPQGGNGGDGNEDFQPRIVPYHKDPSKPHKKVLRTRYIHTELGIRERLLVGILSSRTTLSTMGVAVNRTVAHRFHRTFFFTGLRSAKVPHGMTVVAHGDDRPVWLMYETIRHLHQHHGNEYDWFYLAQDDTYTQAERVMDLVGHLSAGQDLYMGRAEEFIGGEERARYCHGGYGYLLSRSLLARLQPHLDSCRNDILSVRPDEWLGRCIIDYLGLSCVEKHQEMTYRYFELQKNADPEREDSSQFKNAFTVHPVSEPTLMYRLHKRYSQIELDWTYAQIQQLQVQISNLSELTPEGKAGATWPIGVNPPFRPKTRFEVINWEYFTEEHIYSCADSSPKCELHGADRADVSSILETAVEHLNERYQPQLRFRKQRLLNGYRRFDPTRGMEYMLDLALEAFTQKGHSQVIAKRVGLLRPLSAIEIIPMPYVTEATRVQVILPVTVRDQDFVGNFLDTYVMNALDTRDNALLTFLFVYDPFDAQRVSQTDVFAGVKAMIGEVEKRYGDVKIPWISVKTEVPSQVKLMDIISKKHPVDTLFFLASVWTEVNADFLNRCRMNAISNWQVFFPIHFQEYSPALVYRDQQPSAASSFSSDALRDGRFDRHVFEEACFYNADYMAARTKMAADILDNDEMLESMDVYEIFVRYSGLHVFRAVEPALVQKYVRRACNPRFSEDIYHRCVLSNLEGLASRSHLAMALFEQEQANST, from the exons ATGCGGCTCTCGTCTTTCCTGGCTGTTTTCCGCCCTGCCCTGCCCCTCATCTTGGGCCTTTCTCTGGGCTGTAGTCTCAGTCTGCTCATGGTGTCCTGGACGCAGGACGCAGATGAAGCCTGTGGTGATGAACTGGTGAACGGCGGTCTTCTCCGGGGCAGTCGTGTTGGGGAGCCCCAGGGAGGCAATGGAGGGGATGGAAACGAGGACTTCCAGCCACGCATTGTACCCTATCATAAAGACCCCAGCAAGCCACATAAGAAAGTACTGAG GACACGTTACATCCACACAGAACTTGGCATCCGAGAGCGCCTCTTAGTGGGCATCCTGAGCTCGCGCACCACCCTCAGCACGATGGGAGTAGCGGTCAACCGCACAGTGGCACACCGCTTCCACCGAACCTTCTTCTTCACCGGCCTCCGATCTGCTAAGGTGCCTCACGGTATGACTGTGGTCGCCCACGGTGACGACCGACCGGTCTGGCTGATGTATGAGACGATACGCCACCTGCATCAGCACCACGGCAACGAGTACGACTGGTTCTACCTGGCGCAGGATGATACGTACACACAAGCAGAGCGGGTGATGGACCTCGTGGGACACCTAAGTGCGGGGCAGGATCTCTATATGGGGAGGGCAGAAGAATTTATCGGTGGCGAGGAGCGCGCTCGTTACTGCCACGGTGGATATGGCTATCTGCTCTCACGTAGCCTTCTTGCCCGACTGCAGCCCCACCTAGACTCCTGTCGCAATGACATCCTGAGCGTGAGACCTGACGAGTGGCTTGGTCGCTGCATCATCGATTACTTGGGTCTGAGCTGTGTGGAAAAGCACCAG gaaatGACCTACCGTTATTTCGAGCTGCAGAAAAACGCTGACCCCGAGCGTGAGGACAGCTCCCAATTCAAGAACGCTTTCACTGTGCACCCTGTCTCAGAGCCAACACTCATGTACCGCCTGCACAAACGCTACAGCCAGATCGAACTGGACTGGACCTACGCTCAAATACAGCAGCTGCAG GTTCAAATCAGTAACCTGAGTGAACTCACTCCAGAAGGCAAAGCTGGTGCCACCTGGCCCATTGGCGTCAACCCACCCTTCCGACCCAAGACGCGCTTTGAGGTGATCAACTGGGAATACTTCACCGAAGAGCACATCTATTCGTGCGCAGACAGCTCGCCCAAGTGTGAGCTCCACGGAGCAGACCGCGCGGACGTCAGCTCCATCCTGGAGACTGCTGTAGAGCACCTGAACGAGCGCTACCAACCACAGCTGCGCTTCCGTAAGCAGCGGCTGCTGAACGGCTACCGCCGCTTCGACCCCACGCGAGGCATGGAGTACATGTTGGACTTGGCCTTGGAGGCCTTCACCCAGAAGGGTCACAGTCAAGTCATTGCCAAGCGGGTGGGCCTGCTGAGGCCTCTCAGTGCCATCGAGATCATTCCGATGCCCTACGTGACCGAAGCGACAAGGGTGCAGGTCATCCTTCCAGTGACAGTCCGTGACCAGGACTTTGTGGGCAACTTCCTGGACACGTATGTCATGAACGCTTTGGACACTCGTGACAACGCTCTGCTGACATTCCTGTTTGTGTACGACCCCTTCGATGCGCAGAGGGTCAGCCAAACGGACGTCTTTGCCGGAGTCAAGGCCATGATTGGCGAGGTGGAGAAGCGCTACGGCGACGTGAAGATCCCGTGGATTAGTGTCAAAACTGAGGTACCTTCCCAGGTCAAGCTGATGGACATCATCTCCAAGAAGCATCCAGTGGACACCTTGTTCTTTCTGGCCAGCGTTTGGACCGAGGTAAACGCTGACTTCCTGAACCGCTGCCGGATGAACGCCATCAGCAACTGGCAGGTCTTCTTTCCCATCCACTTCCAAGAGTACAGCCCTGCTCTTGTGTACCGTGACCAGCAGCCTTCCGCCGCGTCATCTTTTTCATCGGACGCCTTGCGTGACGGACGCTTCGACCGCCACGTCTTTGAGGAGGCATGTTTCTACAACGCAGACTACATGGCTGCCCGCACCAAGATGGCGGCCGACATCTTGGACAACGATGAGATGCTGGAGAGCATGGACGTGTACGAGATTTTTGTGCGCTATTCGGGCCTGCATGTGTTCCGGGCTGTGGAGCCGGCTCTGGTGCAAAAATACGTCCGGCGAGCCTGTAACCCCCGGTTCAGTGAAGACATTTACCATCGCTGCGTGCTGAGCAATCTAGAGGGGCTGGCCTCTCGATCACACCTGGCCATGGCACTGTTTGAACAAGAGCAGGCCAACAGCACCTAG